TTAGGTTGTTGGAGGAGGTTGGTGCTAACTATGGGATATTGAATGAAGAGAGGTGTTGCGGCAGCCCAGCCAGGAGGATGGGAGAAGAAGGTTTGTTTGAAGACCTCTCTAATGATAATTTGGAGGCATTCAGACAAAGCGATGTTCAGATCATCATCACGATCTCTCCCCACTGCTACAATACCTATATTAACGAATATCCTGAGGCAACGAATGGGCTCAAGATACAGCATTACACCGAGTTTTTTTCAGAGGCGATCGAGCGGGGAGATCTGGTGCCTAAGTCGAAGATTGAGAAGGTGCTAACCTATCATGATCCCTGTTATTTAGGGAAGAAAAATGAGGTATACGAAGCCCCGAGGAAAATCTTGAAAAGTATCCCAGGCGTAAAGTTCGTTGAGATGAAACGCAACAGGGATAACAGTCTGTGTTGTGGTGGAGGCGGCGGAAGGATGTGGATTGAGACAGAAGAAATCAAC
This DNA window, taken from Deltaproteobacteria bacterium, encodes the following:
- a CDS encoding (Fe-S)-binding protein, which gives rise to RLLEEVGANYGILNEERCCGSPARRMGEEGLFEDLSNDNLEAFRQSDVQIIITISPHCYNTYINEYPEATNGLKIQHYTEFFSEAIERGDLVPKSKIEKVLTYHDPCYLGKKNEVYEAPRKILKSIPGVKFVEMKRNRDNSLCCGGGGGRMWIETEEINRLSETRINEALAEGAEIIATACPWCHIQLEDAVKTTGSEGKIEVKDVAELLAESIE